The genomic window ATGAACTTGGCATCTTCCGCGTCTGTCAGCGAAAATTGGTTCACCCGCAAGGAAGCCGCCGCCTATTTGAAGCTCGGCGAATCCACGCTCGCCAAAGCGTTTATGTCCGGCGATTCGCCTCCCGCCGCAAAGATCGGCCGCAGCGTTCGCTACCGGCGCGCTGATCTCGACGCATGGATGGCTACACGGATGCGCCAGTCCACGCGGGAGTACGCGCAATGAGCCGCACCTCGCGCGCGCCGCGCAAAGCGCAAAGGCCAGAAATCAACGCCATTCCGGCGGTTCGCTTTCTTGGTGAGCATCGTTACTTTGCCGAAACAGGCCACCTTATCACCTCTGGTGTGGTCGAGGTCTGTGGCGTCATCGGCATGCCGGGTGCGCCAGCACCATCCGAATGCTTCGTATGCGATGGCCGTCTGCGCCACATCTATGAGCGCCCATGCAAGTCGCGCGGCTGTCGCTGTCTGACCTGTCAGGTTCATGATGTGGGCAGCGATGACATTGACGCCATCCTGCTCGCGCGGAAGCGATGCGGATGCATCAACTGCACACGGCGAAGGGCGAGGTCGAAATGACTCCCTCTGTCGTCGAAGATGTGCGGCAAACCGTACACGCGGCACCCACATCGCCGCCCCACCGCAATCTTGTCGTGCCGGCCTATTGGTACCGTGAGCATCCTGAGCGCAGCGATTACGTGCTGGCGTTTTGGTGCCCTTGGTGTCGAGAGATTCATAAGCACGTTAGTTCAGGTGCCCTGATCGAGCCGAGATTGTGCGAGTGGTACGAGCATCCGCGCTGCCGGTTCGCCGGCCACGGCTATCACCTGCTCAACATGGGTTTGGTGCGATCTCTCGACGATCTGCCGCGCCCGATCGATCGCAGGCATGCCGGTCAGCTTATCGAGTTGCTGTCAAAATAGTGGGCGCCTGCTGGCCTGCGATATCGCGCCTCTACAACGAAAGTGTGTATCCAATGGAAAATCTAGCTATCACAACTCGGCGCGCCGAGCTTCGCGCCGGGTCATACGACTCAAAATCCGGAACCTTCACGGCGATTGCGGCAACATCTTCGCCCGTTCAACGCCGCATCTTCGGTGAAGCCGTTCTTGAAGTCTTATCGATGCTGCCCGACTCCGTCCGCCTCGATCGGTTCCGATCTGGCCGCGCGCCGCTGCTCGATAATCATCGCGTTGGCTCGATCGCCGATCAGATCGGTGTCATCACGAATGCGCATATCGAAAATGATCAGCTTATCGTGAGCGTGAGGCTTTCCGACCGTAACGATGACCGAATGAAGCAAATTCGCGCCGATCTGGCCGCCGGCGTCATCCGTAACGTAAGCATCGGCTACAGCGTTTACGCGAGCGAAGAAGCCACAAGCGCAGACGGCAACACCGTCATCACCCGCACAGATTGGGAGCCGGCAGAGCTTAGCCTTGTGTCGCTTCCCGCCGATCCACGAGCCCATATCCGATCCATGATGAAAGGAAAGAACATGGACAAGACTGCAACTGTTACTGACGAGACCCGCGAAGATGAGATGATCGATACCGTCGATCTTGCGTCGGACGATGGCTCTGAATCGAAGCCGGCCCATCGCGCGATGTCCGATCGGCACGCTCGCGAAGCCTATACGATCGCCGCACGAGCCGGATATTCGGCCGAATTCGCACGCCGGCACATCGATTCTGGTGTTACGCTCAAAGAATTCCGGACGATCGTTCTCAACGAGAAAGCCAATGAAGCGGATCGCTCGCGCTCGGTCAGCGTGTCTCACGACCAGCGAAGCTTCAACAATCCCGATTTTCTCAGCCAGTCGATCGAGCAGGCCCTCTATGCCCGCATGGCCGGCACAGCACCCGAAGGTGCTGCCCGCGAACTCATGGGGCGATCGCTGCTCGATATGGGCGCCATGCTCTTGCAGGCCAATGGCGAGCGGGTGTCGTGGTCGAACCGTGAGGCATTGGCCTCGCAGATTCTCACGCGCAGTTACCACACCACAAGTGATTTTCCGGTTCTCCTGACGGGCGCCGGCAATCGCGTCCTCCTCGACGCTTACAAGGCGGCCGAGTCGCCGCTCAAGCGGCTGGCCCGCCGCCGAAATGCGGCCGATTTCCGGCCGATCTCGTTGGTGAAGCTGAGCGAGGCGCCTCGCCTGCAGAAGGTTGGCGAGGGTGGAGAGGTGACCTACGGCAGTCGCTCGGAGGCAAAAGAGGGTTTCAAGGTCGAAACCTTCGCGCGCATCTTCTCGCTTTCGCGTCAGGCGATCATCAATGATGATCTGGGGGCGTTCGCCGACTCGAACATGGCGTGGGGCCGCGCAGCGGCCGAGACAGAGGCCGATCTGCTGGTGTCGCTCTTTACCGCGAATTCCGGCGATGGCATCGATCTCGATGACGGCGATCCGATCTACACGACCGGACGCAAGAACAAGGCGGCGGCCGGCGCCGTCATCGACGTGGCGACACTCGGCGCAGGGCGTCGGGCGATGCGCGAAACCAAAGGCCTTGATGGCAAGACGCCGATCGGCGTCACACCCAAGCATCTTGTGGTTGGGCCGGCAAAGGAAACGGAAGCTGAGCAGGTTCTTGCTGCTATCGCCGCTGCACAAGTGGCAGATGCCAATCCGTTCAGCGGCAAGCTCACCTTGCATGTTGAGCCGCGATTCGCGGGTAATGCGTGGCGGATTTTTGCCGACCCCGCTGAGCTTGCGACGATCGTGATCGCGTACCTCAACGGCCGTGAAGGTCCGGCGCTGGAAATGCGCGAAGGGTGGTCCACGCTCGGAGCCGAGTTTCGCGCCGTCTTGGATTTTGGATGCGGCATTGCAGAATGGCGCGGCACGTATCTGAACTCCGGCAACTAACCTTTTGACGCGGCGGGGTCTCTCTTGAGGGCGCTGCGGCCCGTCCAATAGCGAAAGCTTTCCTCCCTTCCCCGCCGAGCTTGTCCGGCTAGCTGCCGGATGGCGCGTTTCGTGGGTCAAGGAAAGCAAGGCCGCACCAAATTCGCCTTGATGCTTCCTTATAACGCGGAGATTGAAATGACTGAGTCCACAATTCAGAAAACGTCCTTCACGGTCGCCGATGACGGGTCCCGGATCGTGACGCTGGAAAAGGCCATCACCAGCCACAGCGGTCCCGTTGCGCAATTGCGCCTCCGGTCTCCGACCTTTGCCGATTTCATGGCCGTCGGCGATCCGACGACACTCATCGTCGCGCATAATTCCATCATCCCGCACGATGATCTGGAAACGATCAAGGCTTATACGGTTCGCCTCTCTGGCGTCGATGAGATTTTGTTGAACCAATTGACGCTCAAAGATGCGTTGGCCGTCCGCGAGGCCATCAAGGATTTTTTCAAGGCGGGCTCGGCAAGCACCTCGACGAACTTGCCGACTTCCTAATCTTCGATCTTGGTTGGAAACCCGCCACCGTCCAAAAAATGTCGAGCCAAGAAATCTTCTATTGGGCCGCGCGCGCGTTGCGCCGGCGCAAGCAGCAAGCGAGCAAATAAATGGCCGTTCGCGTCATGGAAGCCAGCGCAGTCATTTCTGCGCACGATCGCACGGGAAATACGTTTCAGCGTATTGCCGCCAAAATGAAGGCACTCGAAAGCGGCGCGGCGGCTCTTGGCCGGCGTTCCGCCATGATCGATCGCGCGACGGCTGCGACCGAGCGCGGATCGACCGTGATTGCCGGCGCGGCAAGCCGGCTGCTGGCGCCGGCCGCGCTCGGTTATGCCGCAACGCGAGCCTTTCGCCGTTATGCCGAAACGGAAATGGCGATCACGCGCATTGGCAT from Pseudorhodoplanes sp. includes these protein-coding regions:
- a CDS encoding helix-turn-helix domain-containing protein translates to MNLASSASVSENWFTRKEAAAYLKLGESTLAKAFMSGDSPPAAKIGRSVRYRRADLDAWMATRMRQSTREYAQ
- a CDS encoding Mu-like prophage major head subunit gpT family protein gives rise to the protein MLPDSVRLDRFRSGRAPLLDNHRVGSIADQIGVITNAHIENDQLIVSVRLSDRNDDRMKQIRADLAAGVIRNVSIGYSVYASEEATSADGNTVITRTDWEPAELSLVSLPADPRAHIRSMMKGKNMDKTATVTDETREDEMIDTVDLASDDGSESKPAHRAMSDRHAREAYTIAARAGYSAEFARRHIDSGVTLKEFRTIVLNEKANEADRSRSVSVSHDQRSFNNPDFLSQSIEQALYARMAGTAPEGAARELMGRSLLDMGAMLLQANGERVSWSNREALASQILTRSYHTTSDFPVLLTGAGNRVLLDAYKAAESPLKRLARRRNAADFRPISLVKLSEAPRLQKVGEGGEVTYGSRSEAKEGFKVETFARIFSLSRQAIINDDLGAFADSNMAWGRAAAETEADLLVSLFTANSGDGIDLDDGDPIYTTGRKNKAAAGAVIDVATLGAGRRAMRETKGLDGKTPIGVTPKHLVVGPAKETEAEQVLAAIAAAQVADANPFSGKLTLHVEPRFAGNAWRIFADPAELATIVIAYLNGREGPALEMREGWSTLGAEFRAVLDFGCGIAEWRGTYLNSGN